The proteins below are encoded in one region of Canis lupus dingo isolate Sandy chromosome 30, ASM325472v2, whole genome shotgun sequence:
- the LOC112675459 gene encoding translation initiation factor IF-2-like, which translates to MSAQVSGCAGGSGVSEALALPQSPPCNPDPRERARERGRGLREPRPLASQAHSTGSPAPAPAPARPRAPARAGISNAGDWARRAAGAAGEARGLASRLGWAALGAGGWRLAAGGEVGPGALFALPWPQHYCAKRPASLGAFPARLRRASPWAPQEERAFVQEPRDGLGTRKAGPEDGLARRQQPKYKANAVRGQMLRGSLILPEDTEEGF; encoded by the coding sequence ATGTCGGCTCAGGTCTCCGGCTGTGCTGGCGGCAGCGGCGTCTCCGAGGCTCTCGCTTTGCCGCAGTCGCCGCCATGTAACCCCGACCCGCGAgagagggcgagggagaggggGCGGGGTCTCCGCGAGCCACGCCCCCTCGCGTCACAGGCTCACTCCACGGgttcccccgcccccgcccccgcccccgcccggccccgagCGCCTGCACGCGCCGGAATTTCCAACGCTGGTGACTGGGCTCGGCGCGCTGCGGGGGCGGCGGGAGAGGCACGCGGTCTCGCCAGCCGCCTCGGGTGGGCTGCGCTGGGGGCTGGCGGCTGGCGGCTGGCGGCTGGCGGGGAGGTGGGCCCAGGGGCCCTCTTTGCCCTGCCTTGGCCCCAGCACTACTGCGCAAAGCGACCAGCCTCCTTGGGGGCGTTTCCCGCGCGCCTAAGGCGGGCAAGCCCCTGGGCGCCCCAAGAGGAACGAGCCTTCGTCCAGGAGCCCAGGGATGGGCTGGGAACAAGAAAGGCTGGGCCTGAAGATGGATTGGCTAGAAGGCAACAGCCGAAGTACAAGGCAAACGCTGTTAGAGGCCAGATGCTAAGAGGGTCATTAATTCTGCCTGAGGATACGGAGGAAGGCTTCTAA